The window CGTCACCAACCCTTCGACACTTCCATATTCGTTGATGACGATGGCCATTTGAATCCTTCGCCGTTGAAGCTCCTTTAGAAGATGGCTCACCTGCATGGTTTCAGGAACGAAATAGGCCGGATGAAGGAGGTCCTTTAAATGAACGGCCTTTTCCTGAATCAAGGCCGACATGAGATCCTTAAAATAAAGAATCCCAGTGATGTCGTTGATATTGGTTCGATAGACCGGATATCTTGAAAACTTATTTTCAGTTACATATTTCAGAATTTCTTGGAAAGGGGTATCGATTTGGACGGCATGGATCTTCGGACGCGGAACCATCACCTCTTTCACAGAAATATCATTAAACTCAAAAACACTATGGATCAGCTCCTGCTCCGTCTGGTTGAAAACTCCTTTTTCCCGGCCTTCTTTTAACAGGTATTTAATTTCCTCTTCAGAGATGAAGGTGCCTGGAATAACTTTTCCCCCAATCGGTTTCAGGACGAAACGAACCGACGTCGTCAGTACCCTTACAAAGGGCCCTAAAACCCGTGCCATCAGATCAAGCGGTTTCGCAAAGGCAAGGGCGATCTGTTCAGGATACTTCAGACTCAACGATTTTGGGACAAGTTCGCCCAAAATCAACGAAAGATATGAGATAACAATGACCATTACGGAGATGGAGGCCGCCTCACTGAATCGATTTAACAGGGGAATTTTGTCAAAAATTGGACGGATCGACTCCACGGCAACGGCACCGCCGACGGCTGCAGCAGCAGAACCGACCAGAGTCACGCCGATTTGAACGGTTGCAAGGAACCGTTCCGGTTCACTCTGAAGATGATAGAGAATCCCTGCGCGAGTATTCCCTTTTTCCGAAAGACTCTTGATATTGCTCTTTCGGGCGGTGATCACGGCAATTTCTGCGGCCGAAAAAAACGCATTGATCAGAATTAATACAATGATCAGCGTCAGTTCGAGTGTCATGAAGTTGTTCTCCTTCGCTTAACATAGCACAAAATCCTAGGTCGAACAAGAATAAGAATTCGCTTGACAGCTGAAGCTCTATCGTTTATAAATTTATAAAATACTTAATCTCTATCGGAATAGTAGGATATATGGTTCATTTCTCGGCAAAAAGTGAATATGCAGTCTTGGCGATTCTTGCACTCTCCCTTCACTCCGGGGAGGGCCCTCTACAGGTCAGGGCGATCGCCCAAAAAGAGAGAATCCCCCTCCGTTTTTTAGAACAGGTGATGAATCATCTCAAGAAGCGTGGTTTCGTCGAGAGTGTGCGAGGTCCTCATGGCGGCTACCGTTTAACCCGGCTTCCGGAGCAGATCCGTTTAGGAGAGGTGCTTCAAGCGATGGAGGGCCCCCTCGTCGAAATCGACTCCGCCCAGCGCCGCCAGCGGGAATCGCTGAACGGAACGAATGGGGAGATCGACAACATCCTCATCAAGGAAGTCTGGCAAGAGGTGAACACCTCACTGAGAGATCATCTTGATTCGATCAATTTTAAAGACCTTGCTGAAAGAAAAAAGGAGTTGGAAGGAAAGCAGACATTGATGTTTCATATTTAGCGAATCGTTCATAAGAAGCATGAGAAAGTGAGACTCCTAAGAAAGTAACCATGAACCCCATCGATATCAGTTCGATCGTCCTAATCTCAATCACACTCTTTGCAGCCGTCGTGAATGGCGCGCTGGGGTATGGTTTTTCTTCAATTACGGTCCCCGTCGCCCTGATTTTCCATACCAATCGCATCCTCAATCCGGCGCTGGTTTTGATCGAAGTGGTCGTCAACATCTACGTCCTCATCATTAATAGAGAGAGCGTTCCGACCGTTTGGCGGCGGGTTTATCCGATTTTGATCGGTCTCGCCCCCGGCGTGGTTCTCGGCAGCTATCTCCTCTCCTCCATTCAACCCGGCTGGATTAAGTTCTTCACCTATCTCTTTCTCCTCCCGCTGATCCTGATTCAGGCGGCGGGAATTCGAAGGCCGATCCAATCGGAGAGGGCCCTCGGCGTTCCATTCGGCACCGGCATCGGATTTCTCTACTCCGTCACGACCGTTTCCGGCCCTCCTCTCGCCGTCTTTTTTAACAATCAGGGTTTTGTGAAGAAGGAGTTCCGCGCCGCCCTCGGGATCATCCGCGTCGCCGAATCGAGCCTAACCGCCCTGGCTTATTATTACTTGGGACTCTATTCGGTGGAAAGCAAGGCGATCCTCTCGACCATCATCCCGAGCGTGATCGTCGGGATCCCGGTCGGCGCCTTTTTGATTCGCCAGATGGATGCGGAGACCTTCCGTCGCATCTGCATGAGCTTCGATGTCTGGATCGTCGGTTTCGGTCTCTCCCGCGTGCTGGTTGATCTGCATCTGGTCGGCAGTCCCTATGCCTATAGCGTCATGCTCTCCGCGCTCGCAGTGGACGGCTATCTTCTCTACACTTTTTTTACCCGGCGCAAACCGATTGAGATCCAAACCGAAAATCCAGAGATAACACCGGAGGTGATCCCTTCGGTCCAGAACATCTCTCCGGTAGAGGGCCGATGGAGCCAGAAAGAATAATCAACCTCAGCAACATGTAGCAAACTGAAAGGAGCCTATGGAACGGAAGATCATCGAGACCGATATTCTCATCATCGGCGGGGGAACCGCCGGATGTATGGCGGCAGTGGAGGCAAAAGAACGTTACCCGCAACTGAATGTGACGATCCTGGAGAAAGCCCACATCGACCGAAGCGGCTGCCTCGCCGGCGGGATGAACGCCATCAACGCCTATCTGAACAAGGGGGAGACCCCGGAGAGCTTCGTCCGGTATGTCCGGTCCGACTCGTGCGGCTTGATCCGGGAAGACCTGGTCAAGACGATGTCGGAGTTCTTCGAGTATTGCGTGAAGAAGGTGGAGAAGTGGGGCCTGCCGATCCTCTGTGACGATCAGGGAAATTATCTTCCGAGAGGTCGATGGAACATCAAAATCAACGGCGAATCGCTCAAGCCGATCCTTGCCAAAGCGGCCCGCTCGGCGGGGGCGCAGGTCTACAATTGGGTCACCGTCACCAACCTTCTCACGGATGGAGACCGGATCGCGGGGGCGGTCGGGTTCTCGCTCCGAAACGGCACTTTCTATGTCGTCAAAGCCAAAGCGACGATCATCGCGACCGGCGGCGCGGCGGGACTCTATCGGCCGAACAATCCGGGGGACGCTTCGCACAAAACCTGGTATTGCCCCTACAACACGGGAGCGGGATACGCCATGGGAATCCGGGCCGGCGCCGAGATGACCTCGTTCGAGATGCGCTACGTCGCCCTCCGGACGAAGGACACCATCGCGCCGACCGGCACGATCGCCCTCGGCGTGAGGGCGCCGCAGGTCAACGCCAAGGGGGAGCAGTTCATGAAAACCCGCTACGCCCACCTCGGCGGCGACGGCGCCCCGACCCCCTATCGGACGTACGGCCCGTTGATGGAAATTAAGGAAGGGCGCGGCCCGGTTTATCTCGACACCCGCGGCCTCACGGCGGAACAGGTTCGAGAGCTGAAGGCGGCTTATCTCGACATGTATCCCTCGATGGTCCTCTATTGGGCCGCCAACAACATCGATCCTTCCAAAGAGCCGATCGAAGTCCAAACGACCGAGCCCTACATCGTCGGCGGCCATTGCCAGGCCGGTTATTGGGTCGACGGCGAGCGCCGGACGACGTTGAAAGGCCTTTACGCCGCGGGGGACGTCGCCGGAGGCGCCCCTTATAAATTCGTCTCCGGATGCTGGGCGGAGGGGGTCATCGCCGCCCGGGCCGCCGGGGCCGATATCGCGAACATGCCGCCGATCACTGTTTCGGACCAGCAGATCGCGGCGGAGGAAGCGCGCGCTTTCGAGGCGATCAAGCGGCCAGGCAAAGTGCGCTACCCTATTCTCCCCACCGACATGGAGGCCCGGCTTCAGAAATTGCTGGAGCAGTATGCCGGCGGCGCCTCGACCTATTATGAGATGAACGAAGAGATGCTCCAGATCGCACGGCAGCGGCTGGCCAAATTCCCGGCCGACTTCGATCACCTGGTCGCAAACGACCTTCATCAACTGATGAAGGTGCACGAGATCATGGACCGGGTCGATGTCGCCCAAACGCTGGTCGAACACCTTCTCCACCGGAGAGAAACCCGCTGGCCGTCGTATCAGACCCGAACCGATTATCCCGAGCGGGATGATGTGAATTGGCTGAAGTTCGTCAACTCCCGGCGCGACCCGAAAACCGGGAACATCGAGGTCCTGACACGGCCCTACGAGCAGGTCATCCCTGGAGATCGGTACAAGCCGTAGAGGGATATCGATCGGCCCATGGAATGTCATTCATCGCGGTTTTAATTTAAGGAGGTTTTTAAATGCCTGTTTGGGTAGATCCAGAAAAGTGCAACGGCTGTCACGGAGCCAGCCAGCCCCCCTGTCTTCGGATGTGTCCGGGCGACCTGATCGTCAAGGACCACACCGCCAATAAGGCCTATCTAAAATATCCGGAAGATTGCTGGGATTGTCTCCCCTGCGTCAAGGTCTGTCCGGAAGAGGCGATCGAGTTTCATCTCGCCTACCAGTTCGGAGGGAAGGGCGCCAAGCTGATTCCACATATCCACAAATCGCACGATCAGATCTCCTGGGAGCTGATCGATACGCAGGGAAACAGCGAGACGTTCACCATCCGAACCAAACTGATGCCGGTGGCGCTCGATGAAAAGGTCGAAGGGGGAACACAGACACTCGACTTTTCGATTTAGCAGAAATTCATCTCAATTCAATTATCACTATTCCGAAAGGAGCTTCAAGCATGGCTATTTCCGTTCCGCACGGTGGAAGATTGATCAACCGTTTTGTTGATCCGAAGGAGGTCGATCGGCTCACGCAAAAGGCCTCTCAAATGAAAAAGATCGAGTTGACCCCCCGCGAGATCTCCGATCTGGAGCTGATCGCAATCGGCGTCTTCTCTCCCCTGGAAGGATTCATGGGGAGCGCCGATTACCAGAGCGTGCTGGACCGGATGCGGCTTGCGAATGGCCTCCCATGGAGCCTCCCGATCACCCTCTCGGTCACCGCCGCCGAAGCCGCCGAATTGAAGCAAGGGATGGAAGTGGCCTTGATCCAGGAGACCGGGCTCCCCCTCGCCATTCTGAAGATCGACGAAATCTACCCCTTCGACAAAGAGAAAGAGGCGGTCGCCGCCTACGGAACGAACGACGCCAGCCATCCCGGCGTCGCCTACACACAGACCCTCGGCGACTTTTACCTCGGAGGCAAGATCGAGATGCTCCGCCGCTCGCCGATCCAGCGCTTCCACGAGCACCAGATGGACCCGGCGCAAACGCGCAAGCTCTTCGAGGAGAAGGACTGGAAGCGGATCGTCGCCTTCCAGACCCGCAACCCGATCCACCGCGCCCACGAGTATATTCAGAAGTGCGCCCTGGAGATCACCGACGGCCTCTTGCTGCACCCGATCGTCGGGGAGACGAAGAGCGACGATGTCCCCGCCGATGTCCGGATGCGCTGCTACAAAGTGCTCCTCGAGAACTACTACCCGAAAGATCGGACGATCCTGGCCGTCTTCCCGGCGGCGATGCGCTACGCCGGCCCCAAGGAAGCAATCTTCCACGCCATCTGCCGGAAGAACTATGGGGTGACCCACTTCATCGTCGGCCGCGATCACGCCGGCGTCGGCAACTTCTACGGCTCGTTCGATGCCCATCACATCTTTCAGAAATTTACGCTGGAAGAGCTCGGCATCCAGCCGCTCTTCTTCGACCACACCTTCTACTGCAAACGCTGCCTTGGGATGGTCTCGGCCAAGACCTGCCCACACGATTCGTCGGAACATATCGCCCTCTCCGGAACCAAAGTGCGCGAGATGCTTCGCGGCGGGATCAAACCTCCCCCCGAGTTCAGCCGCGCCGAGGTCGCCGAGATTTTGATCGAGGCGATGTCCGATCAAGCCCGCCAGCCGAAATAAGATCGATTCCCCGCTGAACACTGAAGACCCCCCGGGCAGGACTGCAAGCCGAGAGGCCCAGCCTGCCCGGAGGGGGGCAGAAATAAGTCCTACCCCTTTCTGTTACCTCTAAAAAGGCTTTGGACAGCCACTTCTTTACTCGCCTCCATACTTTACCTGATTAACATCTCCTACTTATAGAAGCCTAAAAAAATATTGCACGTATAAAAAATTAAGAATATAATTTGCCCTTCCAGCCATAGGACAGACCTCTCAGAACCTTAACCCTCGTCAAAAAGGAAGGAGAGAGAAGATGATCCCCCCGCGATTCGACTATTTTTCTCCCGGCACCCTCCCCGAAGCGATTTCCCTTCTGCAAAGACATGGCGACGATGCCAAAATCCTTGCGGGAGGACATAGTCTCATCCCCCTCATGAAGCTTCGGTTCGCCTCCCCCGCCGTTTTGATCGATATCAACCGCATCCCCGACCTCGCCTATCTGCGTGAGTCCAACGGATACCTGGCGATCGGCGCCCTCACACGGGAGTCGGACCTCGACCATTCCGAGCTGATTCAAACCAAATATCCGATTCTCGCCGACACGGCCGCCGTGATCGCCGATCCCCTCGTCCGGAACATGGCGACGGTCGGCGGCAATCTCGCCCACGGCGATCCGGCCAACGATCACCCGGCCACCATGCTCGCAATGGATGCGGAGGTGGTCGTCCTCGGCCCGAACGGCACACGCGCCATCCCGGTCAAAAATTTATTCAATGGGCCGCTCAGCACCTCGCTCAATTCCGACGAAATTCTCACCGAGATCCGGATTCCGATCCCCCCGCTTCACAGCGGGGGCGCTTATCTGAAAATAGAACGGAAGGTGGGCGATTTCGCCGCCGCCGCCGTCGCCGTCCAACTCACCGTCGGAAAAGGAAACATCTGCGAGCGGATCGGGATCGGCCTCACCAACGTCGGCCCTACCCCGATCAAGGCGATCCGCGCCGAGCAGCTGCTGCGCGGGCAGACGATCAACGATCAGATCATCCGGCAGGCGGCGGAGACCGCCTCGGAAGAGGCCCAGCCGAGCGCCGACCAGCGGGGCTCCGTGGAGTACAAACGGTCTCTGGTGAGGGTTTTAACCACCCGCGCGCTCAACCGGGCGCTCCAGCGGGCGATGGGAGGAAAAGAGCGATGACGAAAAAGAAGATCGAAGTCACCGTCAACGGGGCAAAGGTCGAATCGGAGGTAGAGCCGCGGCTTCTCTTGGTCCACTTCATCCGGGAGATCCTCCGGCTGACCGGAACCCACATCGGATGCGACACCAGCCACTGCGGCGCCTGCACTGTCTTGCTCGACGGCCGGGCGGTCAAATCGTGCACCCTCTTTGCCGTTCAGGCCGACGGGCGCCGGCTGATGACCGTCGAAGGGCTGGAGCAGGAGGGAAAGCTTCATCCGATCCAGGAGGGATTCGTTCAGGAACATGGCTTACAGTGCGGCTACTGCACCCCCGGTATGTTGATGACCGGCTATGCCTTTCTTCAGAGAAACGGCAATCCGATCCCGTCGGAGGCGGAGATCCGCGAGGCAATCTCGGGAAATCTCTGCCGCTGCACCGGATATGTCAACATCGTGAAAGCGATCCAAAACGCCGCCCACAAGATGCAGCAAGGCGTCTAACAAAAAGGAGCCCGACATGACACCTCGAACGAGCGAAGAGATCGGTGGGATGGGACATTCCATTAAACGGATGGAGGACCCCCGCTTCATCCGGGGAAAAGGAAGTTATGTCGATGATATCCAGATGGCGGGGATGCTCCATCTCGACATCGTCCGAAGCCCCTACGCCCACGCCAAAATCAAGCGGATCGATCCAAGCCGCGCGCTCGCCATCCCGGGGGTCCTCTCCGTCATCACGGGAGAAACCCTCGCCAAGTACAAGCTCCATTGGATGCCGACCCTCATGTCCGACACACAGATGGTCCTGCCGGTCGACAAAGTGATGTTCCAGGGGCAGGAGGTCGCCGCGGTCCTCGCCACCGACCGATACATCGCCGCCGACGGGGTGGAAGCGGTCGAGGTTGAATACGAGCCGTTGCCGGTCGTTGTCGATCCCTTCAAGGCGCTCGAGCCGGGCGCGCCCGTCTTGAGAACCGATAAGAAAGATAAAAAAGACAACCTCATCTGGCATTGGGAAAACGGCGACCGGGCCGCGACTGAAAAGGCGTTCCAAGAGGCGGAGGTGGTGGTCAAGGAGAAGATCTACCTGCCGCGGATTCATGTCTCCTCGATCGAGACCTGCGGCTGCGTCGCCCACTTCGAGAAAGCCACCGGAAAATTGAAGCTGATCATGACGACGCAGGCCCCCCATGCCATCCGGACGGTCCTGGCGCTGGTCGCCGGCCATGTCGGCCTCTCGGAGGAAAAAATCCGGGTGATCTCCCCCGACATCGGCGGCGGGTTCGGCGGAAAGGTGCCGGTTTATCCGGGGTATGTCATCGCCGTCGCCGCCTCGGTCCTCACCGGCAAGCCGGTCAAGTGGGTCGAGGACCGGATGGAGAATCTCCAGTCCGACTCCTTCGCCCGCGATTACCACATGACCGCCGAGATCGCCGCCAAAAAAGACGGCACGATGACGGCCCTTCGGATCAAGACCCTCGCCGACCACGGCTATACCGACGCGGCGGCGAACCCGTCGAAATACCCGGCCGGACTCTTCAGCATCTGCACCGGCTCTTACGATTTTAAAAATGCCTTCGTGGAGATGGACGCCGCCTACACCAACAAACCTCCCGGCGGGGTCGCTTACCGTTGCTCGTTCCGGGTCACCGAGGCGGCGCACGCCATCGA of the Candidatus Manganitrophus noduliformans genome contains:
- a CDS encoding hemolysin family protein, producing MTLELTLIIVLILINAFFSAAEIAVITARKSNIKSLSEKGNTRAGILYHLQSEPERFLATVQIGVTLVGSAAAAVGGAVAVESIRPIFDKIPLLNRFSEAASISVMVIVISYLSLILGELVPKSLSLKYPEQIALAFAKPLDLMARVLGPFVRVLTTSVRFVLKPIGGKVIPGTFISEEEIKYLLKEGREKGVFNQTEQELIHSVFEFNDISVKEVMVPRPKIHAVQIDTPFQEILKYVTENKFSRYPVYRTNINDITGILYFKDLMSALIQEKAVHLKDLLHPAYFVPETMQVSHLLKELQRRRIQMAIVINEYGSVEGLVTMEDLVEEIVGEIQDEYDVEDRPVERLKDGSWVIDASLSVRDLNTDYGLPIPESANYETLGGFALSQLQNMPKGGEIIRYGDYKFTIVDMDGRRIAKLKVEKKPDTTQPQSGGTLGPPRSTVPHKVSIDK
- a CDS encoding RrF2 family transcriptional regulator translates to MVHFSAKSEYAVLAILALSLHSGEGPLQVRAIAQKERIPLRFLEQVMNHLKKRGFVESVRGPHGGYRLTRLPEQIRLGEVLQAMEGPLVEIDSAQRRQRESLNGTNGEIDNILIKEVWQEVNTSLRDHLDSINFKDLAERKKELEGKQTLMFHI
- a CDS encoding sulfite exporter TauE/SafE family protein, giving the protein MNPIDISSIVLISITLFAAVVNGALGYGFSSITVPVALIFHTNRILNPALVLIEVVVNIYVLIINRESVPTVWRRVYPILIGLAPGVVLGSYLLSSIQPGWIKFFTYLFLLPLILIQAAGIRRPIQSERALGVPFGTGIGFLYSVTTVSGPPLAVFFNNQGFVKKEFRAALGIIRVAESSLTALAYYYLGLYSVESKAILSTIIPSVIVGIPVGAFLIRQMDAETFRRICMSFDVWIVGFGLSRVLVDLHLVGSPYAYSVMLSALAVDGYLLYTFFTRRKPIEIQTENPEITPEVIPSVQNISPVEGRWSQKE
- a CDS encoding adenylyl-sulfate reductase subunit alpha, with amino-acid sequence MERKIIETDILIIGGGTAGCMAAVEAKERYPQLNVTILEKAHIDRSGCLAGGMNAINAYLNKGETPESFVRYVRSDSCGLIREDLVKTMSEFFEYCVKKVEKWGLPILCDDQGNYLPRGRWNIKINGESLKPILAKAARSAGAQVYNWVTVTNLLTDGDRIAGAVGFSLRNGTFYVVKAKATIIATGGAAGLYRPNNPGDASHKTWYCPYNTGAGYAMGIRAGAEMTSFEMRYVALRTKDTIAPTGTIALGVRAPQVNAKGEQFMKTRYAHLGGDGAPTPYRTYGPLMEIKEGRGPVYLDTRGLTAEQVRELKAAYLDMYPSMVLYWAANNIDPSKEPIEVQTTEPYIVGGHCQAGYWVDGERRTTLKGLYAAGDVAGGAPYKFVSGCWAEGVIAARAAGADIANMPPITVSDQQIAAEEARAFEAIKRPGKVRYPILPTDMEARLQKLLEQYAGGASTYYEMNEEMLQIARQRLAKFPADFDHLVANDLHQLMKVHEIMDRVDVAQTLVEHLLHRRETRWPSYQTRTDYPERDDVNWLKFVNSRRDPKTGNIEVLTRPYEQVIPGDRYKP
- a CDS encoding 4Fe-4S binding protein, translating into MPVWVDPEKCNGCHGASQPPCLRMCPGDLIVKDHTANKAYLKYPEDCWDCLPCVKVCPEEAIEFHLAYQFGGKGAKLIPHIHKSHDQISWELIDTQGNSETFTIRTKLMPVALDEKVEGGTQTLDFSI
- the sat gene encoding sulfate adenylyltransferase — translated: MAISVPHGGRLINRFVDPKEVDRLTQKASQMKKIELTPREISDLELIAIGVFSPLEGFMGSADYQSVLDRMRLANGLPWSLPITLSVTAAEAAELKQGMEVALIQETGLPLAILKIDEIYPFDKEKEAVAAYGTNDASHPGVAYTQTLGDFYLGGKIEMLRRSPIQRFHEHQMDPAQTRKLFEEKDWKRIVAFQTRNPIHRAHEYIQKCALEITDGLLLHPIVGETKSDDVPADVRMRCYKVLLENYYPKDRTILAVFPAAMRYAGPKEAIFHAICRKNYGVTHFIVGRDHAGVGNFYGSFDAHHIFQKFTLEELGIQPLFFDHTFYCKRCLGMVSAKTCPHDSSEHIALSGTKVREMLRGGIKPPPEFSRAEVAEILIEAMSDQARQPK
- a CDS encoding FAD binding domain-containing protein; translated protein: MIPPRFDYFSPGTLPEAISLLQRHGDDAKILAGGHSLIPLMKLRFASPAVLIDINRIPDLAYLRESNGYLAIGALTRESDLDHSELIQTKYPILADTAAVIADPLVRNMATVGGNLAHGDPANDHPATMLAMDAEVVVLGPNGTRAIPVKNLFNGPLSTSLNSDEILTEIRIPIPPLHSGGAYLKIERKVGDFAAAAVAVQLTVGKGNICERIGIGLTNVGPTPIKAIRAEQLLRGQTINDQIIRQAAETASEEAQPSADQRGSVEYKRSLVRVLTTRALNRALQRAMGGKER
- a CDS encoding (2Fe-2S)-binding protein, which encodes MTKKKIEVTVNGAKVESEVEPRLLLVHFIREILRLTGTHIGCDTSHCGACTVLLDGRAVKSCTLFAVQADGRRLMTVEGLEQEGKLHPIQEGFVQEHGLQCGYCTPGMLMTGYAFLQRNGNPIPSEAEIREAISGNLCRCTGYVNIVKAIQNAAHKMQQGV